A genome region from Carya illinoinensis cultivar Pawnee chromosome 2, C.illinoinensisPawnee_v1, whole genome shotgun sequence includes the following:
- the LOC122298831 gene encoding uncharacterized protein LOC122298831 has product MRHASWSLVPEDEKQELIDRVRADFVLDWSRDNHREMVVSHLGDKYNAYHYTLHKRYLKYASHEEAVRGGTDMVSRPVWEKLCERWASPTFKEKSKTNSSNRKKLKVKHTGGRKSFIRILEEKRALALDMIAFYKETHWSTRKGQFINADTEHKYNLMVERLAEKDSEEDVVEAAESIFKEVLGQRSGYAQGMGHMVIPDPSPAMKNSRAFIRLAEENQRHKSEAEMYKSKLDQMMGDIAALRQNFSEHEKLLMSYRQSELERGSESHRETHEDA; this is encoded by the exons ATGAGGCATGCTAGTTGGAGTTTAGTACCTGAAGACGAAAAGCAAGAGCTCATTGACCGTGTTAGG GCAGATTTTGTTCTCGATTGGTCGAGAGACAACCATCGTGAGATGGTTGTGTCACATTTAGGCGATAAGTATAATGCATATCATTATACACTACACAAGAGGTATTTGAAATATGCATCACACGAAGAGGCCGTACGGGGTGGGACGGACATGGTCTCCAGACCGGTATGGGAAAAGCTATGTGAACGGTGGGCAAGTCCAACATTCAAG GAGAAGTCCAAAACAAACAGTTCAAATAGGAAAAAACTCAAAGTCAAACATACCGGTGGGCGTAAATCCTTTATAAGGATATTAGAGGAGAAG AGGGCATTGGCGCTGGATATGATAGCATTTTATAAAGAAACACATTGGTCAACACGAAAAGGTCAATTCATCAATGCAGATACTGAACACAAATAT aaTTTAATGGTCGAGAGGTTAGCTGAGAAAGATAGTGAGGAGGATGTAGTCGAAGCAGCTGAGAGCATCTTCAAAGAAGTGTTGGGACAAAGATCTGGTTATGCTCAAGGGATGGGGCATATGGTGATTCCGGACCCCTCTCCTGCAATGAAGAATAGTCGAGCATTTATTCGTCTAGCGGAGGAGAATCAACGCCACAAGAGTGAGGCTGAAATGTACAAGAGCAAGCTAGATCAAATGATGGGTGATATTGCTGCATTGAGGCAGAATTTTTCTGAGCATGAGAAACTGTTAATGAGCTATCGCCAAAGTGAGTTAGAGAGAGGAAGtgagtctcatagagagactcaTGAAGATGCTTAG